From the genome of Setaria viridis chromosome 1, Setaria_viridis_v4.0, whole genome shotgun sequence:
GTCCCGTCCGTCTCGCTTGTGAATGGCGACGGGTTGGGAGGGAGCCAGGGTGGGAAGAAATGGTGACGGGGAGGAGCACGAGGGGAGATGGGTCATCGGATCGGAGGGAACACGCGGacaatttatttcttttttggtTTGGTGAGATAAAAAACAAGGAAAAGTGTTTTTTCGGGTCAGGAGTTAACCAACTGCCCCCAACTAACAACGTCTTTGGCACGTCCTCGAAAGTTTCTGTTCACACCGCATCGACGAGTGAAACAGGGGAGCATATGAAACCGACATGCTGTGGGTGGTCTCGCATAAAAATTAAAGCGTCCATGTACGAAGACAGTATGGGTTCATCCATCTCCTTAATGCATGAAACCTGAACCCACAAAATAAAACCAAAGATGCAATAATCCTATTAAAATAAACTTGTTAGAATGTGATCCATCCACTGTCAAACAGTACTTTATCTGACCATGACAACTACTGTATATATAGACACATTCTTTTTATATGAAAAGGGTAGTAAACAAAAGGGGGCTTAGACATGTGAGTCGTTCGTGTGTTTTATCGTAAAAGGAAAAGGCTGCTGCAGCActctatttttgttttgtttgcagTCATCTTGCGGTTGGCAGTGGTTGGATTGGTTTTCTTGGTTCACGCGGACTTGTGATGCGTGGCATCGCTTTAGTTGAGTCAGTGACGGGAGTTGGGacgccaccgccagcaccggACAGGTGGCCGGTTAATTACTCTGCTCTTGCTAACGACGTCACGCCGTGCCACGCCCTCCATGCGTGCATGCCTTGCTAGCTCATGCTCGTCACCCTTCTCCCTCGTGTCGAggacttcctccgttccaaattattattcgtttagtatttcttccgttccaaattattattcatttgaCTTTTCTAACTATTGCTACATacctagatatagtatataaaaaattatatacctACAAAacctaaaacgaatagtaatttggtacggagggagtaattaccGATGAAAGCTACTGTGCTAGCCCGTATGCATTCTGGATGAAATTTCTACCAATTGGCTTAATCACACTCTGCCACTGTGGCGTTGTAGGGCTGGTAGGTCTCTTGgcactctttctctctctctctcagttaTCGTATATCGGCAGCAGCATTGATATTTGAATATTTGATAGATACACCAGTACAGTACACAAGGACCACCGGTTGGTCGACCGTCGCCtcgccgtcctgccgccgccgaaTGTCAAGGCCATGGTGCGTGGTGGGCCCTCACGGAAGACTTGGACCAAGACTTCGACTTCCTTCCTTGTTTTTTTGGTGTGTGCAGGACAGAGACAGGGAGGTCGGCGACCGAGCCCACCACCAGCAGCGCGGTGGGTGGGGCCCATCATCCAATCGTCTACTTTGGGCTAAATTTAATTGGGCCACAGCGGCATAGCGAACATCTGCAGCACAACTTTCCCTATCCGTCCCGTTGCAGCCTTCTTCTCTGGCCCAGGAGGCCAGGCCCATGTTGCGAAAAGAAACCTCTCTGCCGCCGCAGCAGCTTCTTCCGCCTTCCCCACCGTCCAGTCCGCTCCACCTGTTGTTTCTCCTCCGCTTCTCCCGCCTACTATTTctcctcgccaccaccaccaccacgcacgCTCGCCACCGACCACGACCCCTCTTCCTCCTGACCTCCTGCCGTGGCACCGCGCGCACATGGCGTAGCACCGCCGTCTTGACCGCTCTTCAACCGCTCCGAGCAACCACGtacccgacgccgccgcctacgACGACGACCATGGCCTGGGTGGCGGCCATGCACCTGCTCCTCCTGtcgtccgccgcggccgccgcccgcgccagcATCGCCTTCGCCATCTACATGCCCCCGCGCCTCTCGCTCGAGgaggcctccgccggcggcgactacgacgaggacggcgccgccggaggggagggggacAAGGGTGCCCAGGCCATCGTGGGGAGCCCCATCGTGGCCGGAGCCATGAACAGGCGCCTCAAGGCGCTCACGTCCTCCTTCGCCAGGACCATCGGCAAGAAGCTCGACTACTGCATCAAGGACACGGAGACGGAGTGGAACGCGGCATTCGATTTCTCAAAGGACACAGCCTTCCTCACCAACTGCATGAAGGAGACCAAGGGTCACCATTCTTTCTCTGCATTATGATTATGAATTGCCTATAGAAAAACAAATTCTGAATTCACATTTTTTGatgaaaaacaaacaaacaaacaaacaaacaaacaaacaaacaaaacaggAGACCTTCAGCAGCGCATCTGCACGGCCGCCGAGATGAGGTTCTACTTCGAGAGCTTGCTGGACAGCGGGGACAACGGGGAGATGAACTACGTGAGGCCCAACCTGAACTGCAACCTGTCGTCGTGGATCGACGGGTGCGAGCCCGGGTGGGCCTGCAGGGCCGGCGACGACCAGAAGATCGACCTCCAGAACTCCAAGGACATCCCTTACAGGGCCCTCAAGTGCCAGTCCTGCTGCCCGGGATTCTTCTGCCCCCATGGCCTCACCTGCATGATCCGTAATTccttcatccttcttctccatGGCCACAGCTACCTGCTTCGTCCAACTCAATGTAATTGCTTGTTGCAGCTTGCCCTCTGGGTGCATACTGTCCAAGGTCCGACTTGAACGTTTCTACAGGCATCTGTGACCCGTAAGTGGGTCATGAACACCATGTAATTCAGATACAACTACATCTTTGAATGTTATGTTCACTAGATCTTTGAATGTTATGTTCACTAGATACAACTACCAACCGCCCCCAGGGAACCCCAACCATACCTGCGGTGCTGCTGACATTTGGGCAGATGTGGTCACCACGGATGATATCTTCTGCCCACCTGGCTTCTACTGCCCCAGCACTATACAGAAACTCCCTTGTAGTAGTGGGTAATCCTATCTATCTAATGTTTTTCAACTTTATAAATCAATCCCTTGCATACCAACTTGTTACATTTCAAGTCCCAGCACTACAACACGGCTAAATGTGCAAGAATGCTGAGATTGTAAGGTGCATTTTTGCAGGTTCTATTGTAGGAAAGGGTCAACCTCACAAACTAGTAAGCCCAGTCTTGTTCACAAAGTTTGGAACCCTCACCATCTGAATCCCGCCTTTTGTTTCACGTCAAGCCAGTCCTGAATTCCGGGTGTTTTCCTTAATATTACTGCAGGATGCTACAAGAAGAGCTCTTGTCCACCCAACTCTGCCACTCAGGACATCACAATATTTGGTGCACTGCTTGTGGTAAAAAAAACTTCCAGCTACATACATCTCTAGCATGAAGAATATCTCTCTTGCAGGGCAGGCTGCTGCACTGCAACTACATCACTAACTAATCGTCCTTTTTTGTTGCTGTGAAGGTTGCTTCTTGTTTAGTCCTCGTGATCATTTACAACTTCTCCGGTCAGATCCTGACCAACCGTGAGAAAAGGCAAGCGAAATCCCGAGAGGCCGCTGCAAGGCATGCAAGAGAGACAGCGCAAGCTCGAGAGAGATGGAAATCAGCTAAAGATGTTGCCAAGAAGGCGGGCGTGGGTTTGCAGTCGCAATTGTCCCGCACCTTCTCGCGCAATAAGAAGCCTGGACAGGCACAGCCGGGACCGTCCAAAGTTGGAGATGCCGGTGGAAAGAAGAACAATCTCACTGACATGATACGCTCGCTTGAAGACAACCCGGAGAGCGACGAAGGATTCAACGTGGAAGTAGGGGATAAGGCTCTGAAAAAGCCCACGGGGAAACAGATGCACACTCGGAGCCAGATTTTCAAGTATGCCTATGGTCAGATCGAAAAGGAAAAGGCCATGCAGCAGGAGAACCATAACATGACCTTCTCAGGTGTGATATCAATGGCCAAAGACCATGATGTCAGTACGAGACCAGCCATTGAGATCGCCTTCAAGGACCTAACTCTAACATTGAAGGGCAGCAAGAAGAAGCTCTTGAGGTCAGTGACAGGAAAGCTCTCGCCTGGCCGTGTAGCTGCTGTCATGGGCCCGTCTGGTGCTGGGAAAACCACATTCCTGAGTGCCATTGCCGGTAAGGCAACTGGGTGTGAAACATCGGGTTTGGTACTTATAAATGGTAAAATAGAACCGATTCGTGGTTATAAGAAGATCATTGGCTTTGTTCCCCAAGATGATATCGTCCATGGTAACCTAACTGTCGAAGAAAACATCTGGTTCAATGCAAGATGCAGGTACTTCTGTGCCAGAACTCGGAGCAGAGTCTCTTCAGGAGTTTCCACCCTTTTTCCTGCTATAATTTGATTTTCTGGTGAATTTACATGTACTATGCTGATGCATTTCAGGCTCTCAGAAGACATGTCAAAGGCGGATAAGGTCCTCGTTGTGGAGAGGGTCATAGAGTCACTAGGATTGCAGGCAATTCGAGATTCTCTGGTTGGGACAGTGGAACAGCGTGGCATCTCCGGTGGCCAGCGCAAGAGAGTCAATGTCGGCCTCGAGATGGTGATGGAGCCCTCGGTGCTGATCTTGGATGAGCCAACGTCTGGTTTGGACAGTGCCTCATCCTTGCTTCTGCTCCGTGCCCTTCGCCGTGAAGCTCTCGAAGGTGTGAACATCTCCATGGTTGTTCATCAACCCAGGTTGGTTACCAAACTCACAAATTTGAACATGTTAGCCAGTCGGTCATGCACACTCAATCGCTGATGAACCAATGGCTGTGTTGTTTCAGTTACACGCTGTACAGAATGTTTGATGATCTGATACTTCTAGCCAAAGGGGGCATGACGGTGTACCACGGGCCTGTGAAGAAGGTGGAGGAGTACTTCTCAGGGCTGGGCATCGTTGTCCCAGAGCGCGTGAACCCACCGGACTACTACATTGACATCTTGGAGGGCATTGTGAAGCCCAACTTAAACCCAGGCGTCAGCGTGAAGGACCTGCCTATCAGATGGATGGTGCACAACGGGTATGATGTTCCACGAGATATGCTGCAGAGTTCTTCAGATTCAGAATCATCATCCAGAGCAAGCATCGATCATTCTTCGAGCCGCAACGATGCTGGGCAATCCTTTGTTTCAGTACTCTTGGGCAATGTTAAAGATATCCTCGGGCAGAAGAAGGATGAGTATGACTACAATAAGACTTCCGAAGATTTGTCGAACCGCAATACTCCTGGAATTCTAAAGCAGTACAGGTACTTCCTGGGAAGGTAAGGCCTCCGTCTTCAAAGAACAGAGCCTTTCTGAACTTTTGTCGAGTCCTGAATTCCTGAGGCTGATGATATCTTTACATCTCCAGGTGTGGCAAGCAGAGGCTCCGGGAAGCGAGGATACAAGGAGTGGACTACTTGATACTTTGCCTTGCCGGGATATGTCTGGGGACACTGGCCAAAGTGAGCGACGAGACATTTGGAGCGCTGGGATACACATACACTGTCATTGCAGTCTGTAAGTATGCACATGGTTTCTGTCATGAGAATGCTTGTGTTTTTAGTCAAGTGATGATGTAACATGTGGTTGTTATGCTGTAGCCCTGCTCTGCAAAATTGGAGCCCTGAGATCGTTCACGCTTGACAAGATAAACTACTGGAGGGAGAGAGCCTCCGGGATGAGCTCCCTGGCCTACTTCATGTCCAAGGACACCATAGATCACTTCAACACCATCGTCAAGCCCATCGTCTACCTCTCCATGTTCTACTTTTTCAACAACCCCAGGTCGTCAATCTGGGAGAACTATGTCGTCCTCCTCGCGCTGGTCTACTGCGTCACCGGCATCGGCTACacctttgccatcttcttccAGCCAAGCTCTGCACAGTTGGTGAGTAAAGCCGTGTATGCTTCCTCGTTACTATTTCCAGTTTTCACCTCGAGCTAGACATGTCCTAATGCATATTTTCTGTGCTTGCAGTGGTCAGCACTGCTCCCAGTTGTTTTGACCCTGATAGCAACTCAGCAGAAGAACACCATGTATGCCGATTTGTGCTACACAAAGTGGGCTCTGGAAGCGTTTGTCATTGCAAATGCACAGAAGTAAGTATGCCTCATCCTCTTTGTTGATACTGTATGTATGAATTGAGATTTCAACTGGCCATAGCAAcactgcaagcctgcaaccctaacacacacacacacaccatctTGTTACGTTTGTGGTTGCAGCTATTCCGGGGTGTGGCTAATAACACGGTGTGGCTCGCTGGTCAGGAGCGGCTACAACATCCAGCACGAGATTCTCTGTATAGTAGTCCTCATTGCTAATGGGATAGTCTTCCGCTGCGTAGCATTCTTCTGCATGGTCACCTTCCAGAAGCACTAACAAGGCAAGGAGAGCCCGTATAGCAGATTCATTTCTTTAATTTCAGTGTAATAGAACTGTAGACTAGAGTCCCTCTTGGTACAGTCCCAGGTGTAGATGAGGAGAGATTCTTGAATAGCAAACAACTGTCAGGTATGCTCTAAATTATATCGTTT
Proteins encoded in this window:
- the LOC117837934 gene encoding LOW QUALITY PROTEIN: ABC transporter G family member 28 (The sequence of the model RefSeq protein was modified relative to this genomic sequence to represent the inferred CDS: inserted 1 base in 1 codon) — protein: MAWVAAMHLLLLSSAAAAARASIAFAIYMPPRLSLEEASAGGDYDEDGAAGGEGDKGAQAIVGSPIVAGAMNRRLKALTSSFARTIGKKLDYCIKDTETEWNAAFDFSKDTAFLTNCMKETKGDLQQRICTAAEMRFYFESLLDSGDNGEMNYVRPNLNCNLSSWIDGCEPGWACRAGDDQKIDLQNSKDIPYRALKCQSCCPGFFCPHGLTCMIPCPLGAYCPRSDLNVSTGICDPYNYQPPPGNPNHTCGAADIWADVVTTDDIFCPPGFYCPSTIQKLPCSSGFYCRKGSTSQTRCYKKSSCPPNSATQDITIFGALLVVASCLVLVIIYNFSGQILTNREKRQAKSREAAARHARETAQARERWKSAKDVAKKAGVGLQSQLSRTFSRNKKPGQAQPGPSKVGDAGGKKNNLTDMIRSLEDNPESDEGFNVEVGDKALKKPTGKQMHTRSQIFKYAYGQIEKEKAMQQENHNMTFSGVISMAKDHDVSTRPAIEIAFKDLTLTLKGSKKKLLRSVTGKLSPGRVAAVMGPSGAGKTTFLSAIAGKATGCETSGLVLINGKIEPIRGYKKIIGFVPQDDIVHGNLTVEENIWFNARCRLSEDMSKADKVLVVERVIESLGLQAIRDSLVGTVEQRGISGGQRKRVNVGLEMVMEPSVLILDEPTSGLDSASSLLLLRALRREALEGVNISMVVHQPSYTLYRMFDDLILLAKGGMTVYHGPVKKVEEYFSGLGIVVPERVNPPDYYIDILEGIVKPNLNPGVSVKDLPIRWMVHNGYDVPRDMLQSSSDSESSSRASIDHSSSRNDAGQSFVSVLLGNVKDILGQKKDEYDYNKTSEDLSNRNTPGILKQYRYFLGRCGKQRLREARIQGVDYLILCLAGICLGTLAKVSDETFGALGYTYTVIAVCKYAHGFCHENACVFXSSDDVTCGCYAVALLCKIGALRSFTLDKINYWRERASGMSSLAYFMSKDTIDHFNTIVKPIVYLSMFYFFNNPRSSIWENYVVLLALVYCVTGIGYTFAIFFQPSSAQLWSALLPVVLTLIATQQKNTMYADLCYTKWALEAFVIANAQNYSGVWLITRCGSLVRSGYNIQHEILCIVVLIANGIVFRCVAFFCMVTFQKH